The following is a genomic window from Phaseolus vulgaris cultivar G19833 chromosome 6, P. vulgaris v2.0, whole genome shotgun sequence.
AACATCAAACACACGTAAAAATAGATTAACACAGTGATGTAATTGGAAGGGTTTTTTCCACAATAACATTAACAAGAGTTCTAAAAAAATGGATAGATTAGATGAGACACGTAGCCAATGCCCAGAGGGATAACAGGAGGACGGCACCGAATCAATTTGACTTCCGCTTCTTTCTTAATCTTCACTTTCTTCCTATTTATACCACAAAACAACTATACTACACTATCATATTCATAACTCCATTCTTTTCTTCCTCTCTTTCGTCTCAAATATTTTCTCACATTTAGCTCTGCAACACACAACTTAGCTGCTTCTGTCATGGGAAGAGCACCTTGTTGTGAAAAGAATGGCCTCAAGAAAGGACCATGGACAACTGAGGAGGATCAGAAACTCGTTGATTACATTCAGAAACATGGATGTGGGAATTGGAGGACACTCCCAAAGAATGCTGGTATCTCACCAAACTAAACAAAATAtggtttttttgtttattatgtATTATGCAAGTTTCAACTCATGAGTTTGGTGTTCTATTGAATAGGGTTGCAGAGATGTGGAAAGAGTTGCCGTCTTCGTTGGACAAACTATCTCCGACCAGACATAAAGCGAGGTCGGTTTTCATTTGAAGAGGAAGAGACAATAATTCAGCTCCATAGCATTCTTGGCAACAAGTGAGttcttgttttttaatatttttaatgttttttcttaaacattttttatcaacaataaataatatatacaaatgaaacatttggtgatttaaagaaacaaagacaACCTAATAAGAAGATAACGCCTTCCAACAACTACTCAAAATACTAATGAATAGTTATGGGTTATTGGATTCTTTAGGTGGTCTGCGATTGCTTCTCGTTTACCAGGAAGAACAGACAACGAAATCAAGAACTACTGGAACACACACATTAGAAAGAGGCTTTTGAGGATGGGAATTGACCCTGTGACACACAGTCCTCGACTTGATCTATTGGACATCTCTTCCATTCTAAACGCATCTTTCTATGGTTCATCACAAATGCTCCTTGGCATGCAGCAGTCTATGGTGAACCCCGAGCTTTTAAGGTTGGCTTCTTCGCTCTTCTCCTCCTCACACCAACACAAAGACCTTGACGTGTGTGTTCCAAAGGGTCAACAAAACCAGGTTTGCGATCCACAAGTTCAGAATCATGTTCCACACTTGGTACAATTTCAAGATCCAGTTCAAGAGGTGCCTGCATGTGTTTCATTGCCTCTCTCTCAGCCACAGTTAGTTGAGCCCCATAATGTGGACCCATATCCATCATCAACTTTCTCAGACTTCACTTACCAACAACATTCTCATGATGATCAGATAATTAGTGATTGGCACAAAGATGGGGTTGCTTTAAGCACTTTAACAGATGATTATGTCCCTCAGTTATCAAGCTATAATTATTATAGTTCCGATGATCTCATGTATCCTCCATTCTCCCAACCTTCAACTTTCCATTCCAATAACAGCAATCAGAACTTCAGCTTCGCTTCAGTTCTATCCACACCTTCGTCAAGCCCCACACCGTTGAATTCAAACTCCACGATAATCAATGGGAGCAACACAGAAGACGAGAGAGATCAAAGCTATGGCAGTAGCAGCATGTTGAAATTTGAAATCCCAGATATTTTAGATGTGAATGAGTTCATGTAATGTGATCAGATACATAGATCATCAACGACTAATTAAATCAACCAAAACGTTGATTGGTTTTATCACATATCCCCCCGTTGTTTTTTTCTGGGATACCTTGATACGGATCCGTTGTGTTGATGGCTGTAACATTTcctaatttttattattcatcatagttttaatttcttaattgaGCTAGCTTTGACTTTATTATACCAAGTACCAATATCATATCTATTTTTTGAAGTTATATGAAGTTTCTATAATTCTTATGTTATATATGCTCTCCCTCTCTATATTAGTTATAGAGATAGGAAAATGATAAATTAGTTATAGAGATAGgaaaatgataataaatttataattaaattatataaaaatattaaaataatagtattgaatGTTgtaatataattgtataaaaagtTTCAATTGTGAATCTATCAATTAGCCTCTTTAGATGTATTACTTTAAGAATAAAAGTGCTAAATTAAAAACAAGTGTATCACTCCAAGGCATCACTTGTGTTGTACCAAAATAGAAAGCGATCAACACTTAAGCAAAACAATAGCCAGAAAAGCCAAAACTAATAGGGTGCATGTCTTTTGTCTGCTGCATGCTTAACataatattcaatattcttTGGTCTACCAAATATTAGCACTAtcacattttatatattaactTTCCTTTGCAATCTTATGCTGAGTGTTTATGATATTTGGATGGGGCCTTTCTCCAATTAGAACTTATAcccaaaaatagaaataaaataaaaaagaaaaaaaaattgcagtGAGAGGAAAATCTTTGGGAAGGAAAGACTGAGGAGTAAAGGGAAATTAGGTTTCAGATATCCCGACAGCGAGTCCAAGATTCTGGCGAGGTGACCGGAGACGGCACGCCGGAACACGCGCGAATGACACGTGTCCCAGACACCTGTAATGGATAAGTAATAATATGATTTGCATGGGGATTATGGGTAATTGGAGCTTAAGGAAGCATTGACTTATAAAGACAAGAGGGGCACGTGTCCGTGCGGCGTCGGTGACACCGCAACATGCGGGGCCCACGATGTAGCTTTTTTCGTTTGAAATCACAAGCAGTGCcctttttttagtattttattattttatgagaGCGTTACCATTAATAATTATTGGTATACTGTTCACTACTATTACTTGCGTCAGCATTTCAGACACGTGGGTTCAATAATGAAGGAGGGGAACGGTC
Proteins encoded in this region:
- the LOC137832661 gene encoding transcription factor MYB102-like, producing MGRAPCCEKNGLKKGPWTTEEDQKLVDYIQKHGCGNWRTLPKNAGLQRCGKSCRLRWTNYLRPDIKRGRFSFEEEETIIQLHSILGNKWSAIASRLPGRTDNEIKNYWNTHIRKRLLRMGIDPVTHSPRLDLLDISSILNASFYGSSQMLLGMQQSMVNPELLRLASSLFSSSHQHKDLDVCVPKGQQNQVCDPQVQNHVPHLVQFQDPVQEVPACVSLPLSQPQLVEPHNVDPYPSSTFSDFTYQQHSHDDQIISDWHKDGVALSTLTDDYVPQLSSYNYYSSDDLMYPPFSQPSTFHSNNSNQNFSFASVLSTPSSSPTPLNSNSTIINGSNTEDERDQSYGSSSMLKFEIPDILDVNEFM